In Labrus mixtus chromosome 22, fLabMix1.1, whole genome shotgun sequence, the genomic window TGCAGGTAAACTCTGCACTCTGTCTGAAGCTTATGAAGGCGCAGGCGGGCTGGCGGGTAGGTCACGACctatgtgtggaggctgtagtcctccaagcggggggCACAGGTTTGAGTccaacttgtggctcctttcctgcttcTCTTTCCCGCTCTCTCTCGGGTTTCCTACTCTAGCCACCGTCCAATCAAATGAAGGCTAAAAGCTCAAATAAAAAGCGTTGTATTCTTGCAGTTTGTTCAGTGTGCAGAGTTTAGAGGGATCTTTTCCTCTGCTGCACACCAGCCTTATGAatgagatgtatttttttttttttttttttttttaaagcttcttcaCTTTTGCATTCTTTCGAGCATTAAAATGAAAAGGTTGTTTAAAAACAGGTGAAGTCAAAGTATAGATCTTAATTAGTCTGTCTTTTAGTCACTGAGCGGCTCATGAAAtctgtttcacattaaaataaataaatatactcACGTGAAGGTAGGCAGACTTTTAAACTCAGTGAAAACCAAGCAGAATTTCTGTCAAACTAAATCCTGTGAAATTAAACATAATTATTAAAGGTCATATATGCTCCTCTTCCTCAACCAGTTTaattaagtctcagagctcctcaaaacatgtctgtgaagtttcttattctaaatccactctggtcctgtatttgatcatgcctataaacctctctatttcagccctgctcagaacaggctgtatctgtgtctgtacctttaaatgtaaatgagctgtgtttgaccacgccccctctctggaagggcttgggtgtctcgggctttctcgctccatgtcctatttacggtgagaaggcagactcagagggcagaacaaacacctagctgagGGAGTGTCAcctacctgggggaggggttactgccctttgtgatgtcataaagggaaaaactccaaacggtctgtttgagcacacattttctgaaaagtggagcaggcaaaagacggagaggatggacttttctcgtcattggggggtttgtagacagactagagatacatattagagttagaggaacatggagaagtgtatTATACATCGTATGAGACATTTAATTCAGTAATTTTCTGGATGGATCAGATCTGCTCTTTGGTTTATAAAGTGTCAGAAAGTGTTGAATAATATTGAAACATTACTTCTACTGAAATATGCAGTAGTTACATCATTCAGTCACCGGGGGGAGCACTGAGCGATCTGTTATTATCCAGTAACATGTTTTCTGAGCTGCTCAGGGTCTGCCCAGGATCAGGCTCAGGTGTAAACTTACACACCTCTCTTCCTGACCCAGGTGGGATATCAGACCCTCGCTGATCCAGGTGTGATATCAGACCCTCTTTATGACCCAGGTGTGATTAGACCTCCTCGTGTGTCATTAACCCTCTGATTAAAGCGTTTTGACCTCCTGTCAACGCGTAGGAATGATatgctgaaatgtgttttctatgtTCCACAGGTAACGGTGAGTATTTAGGTGTAAAATAGAATGTGATCATTGTTGCTCGAGGAAGGACAGATCATCTTTGTTTGCTAACCTCTGGACCCTCCACATGTGACTGGGCCGCTGAAAGCGTCCCCCTTTGCCCCCCATATTGGCGGCCTTGGCAGTGAATGTAAACATAAGTATGATGACTGAAGCTTgtgaatatgaagacaaagacaaacccTCTGGTCAAAGCCTCATTTGTTCCTTCAGTTCCACCTCTGTACAGCTTTTAATGCTGCCATAAATACTACAGCTGTTATAAGTTAATGTTTAACGTTAATAAACAAACGGTGGACTTTTTCTTAAGagttttgatttattctctAACAAGCTTCTCTGTTTGGGGATGAACTTAAATCAGTGTGCTGACATGTTTTGTATTCCTCTTTAttctcatgttttctgtttttagtttCATATCTTggcaggtttttaaaaatcctTTTAATGAAATATATCTTAAACAATCTGAACAGCTCAGGGATTGGAAAAtggattaataaattaattaatagcCTATCAGTGATGTATGTAGGAGCAGCTGCAATCCAGTCCAGCATAgtccgtgtctgtgtttgcgcatgtctgtttgtgtcctcCTATAAAAACCATCTGACAGACAGAGGGGAGCAGAAAAGGGAGGAACCGCTCAAATACAATGATCTCTGAAGCTGGGAGCGACAGTCTGAAGGCCGAACACTTCCAACCAGAACCGAGCTTCTTCCCGGActcccccgcctcctcctcctcctcctcctcctcctcctcctccgccgccTCCTCCCCAGACTCCGGGCCTCTGAACCGCAGGGAGCCGCagagcagcagcggcagcatcGTCCCGGAGGAGAGCGGCAGCATCCAGCCGCTGGTGGCCGCCGCCCGCGTCATGACGTCGGGAGAATTTAACCAGAGCGGCCCGCTGCTCGCGCACAGATCCACGCGCAGCCTCATGTACAAGACTCTGTGCTTCCTGCTGCTCGTCTTCCAGGGCGGGGTCCTGGACTTCTACCTCATCATCTTCACGGACCTGTACTGGTGCTCCTGGATCGCCACGGACCTAGTGGTGGTCTCGGGCTGGGGTATCTTCTTCATGAAGAACGCGCGCAGTAAACGGGAGCGCGCCTGCGGCTTCCACCAGAAGAGCTCCATCTTCGGCTGCAACCTGGGTGAGTTCACCTATGCCTACCTGGCCTGGCTCATCTACGTAATCGCGTGCACCCCGAAGGTGGTGCTGGTCCTGGAGACGTCAATCCTGGAGCTGATCGCGCTGAAGGTGCCGTGCGGGCTGACCGGCTTCAAGGTGATCATGCTGCTGTCCGCGCCGCTCCTCTTCTGCCTCATCAACTCCATCATCGAGGACCTGAACGGAGCCACGCGCCACCACGCCCACAGCTGCTTCCTCAGCACGTGCCTGGACCTGCTGGACTGCTTTACGCTGCTGGAGCTGATGCTCCGCGGGGAGATCCCCACGGTGTACCTGAAGTACACGGTGCTGTCGGTGTACTTCGTGGCGCTGGCGGTGCCAGTGGTCTGGCTCTACGAGCTCACCGCCTCCGAGCTGCGCTGCCGCTGGCTGTGCGCGCGCTTCCTCACCTGTCTTCTGGTCAACGCCCCCTTGCTGGTGGTGCGCTGCTTCCAGGTGTACGTGTACAAACTTCCGGTGTCCGTTTTCATGTTCAAGAACATCTTCCTCCTCGCCTGCGGGCTGCTCGAGCTCGTGGAGCAGTGCGTGGCAGTGCGGGGTGGGCGCAAGCACGCGGGTAGCAGCAACACGGCGCAGTTCTCGCACTGCGTGTCCGAGAACGACATGTGTCCGCACGGGTATGTCAACACGCTGGCCGTCACCCAGTCCTAGATCCTGGACCGGGTTTAGGACGAGGGAGTGGACCAGTGTGCGGCCTTCAGACTAAACTGGGAACTATTAAATCCTGCAGAGAGTTCTGGATCCCAATCCGAACCTCTGACTTTGGATGAAACTCAACAAACCTTCATGTCAAATTCTCTTCTCCAACACTGAAATCTCCTCCTAACAGGTTCACCCTCCAGGGTCCAGCTGACAAAACACATCATCTCAGTCAGGTGAGATTTTAGCCTCCAGCTCagaacagcagcagccaccaGGGGCCGACAGTGAGCTGTGGCCCCCTgatgacacccccccccccctcctacaTTTGAGCTTCCACTCActctttttatctttaaagatCAATTGGCTGATTATTGTCAAGATTGaacacttgttatgaactgTCATCACAATGAAGTGAAGCAAAAAATATATCACCTTCATCCAAACAGTCTGTCAGCTGTTTGTGCAAATGAACTACTCTGTATTTCTACCACATTATCCTGCAcacatcaggtgtgtgtgataTTCATCAGAGTCTTACATGCTGCCAACTTCCCTGCAGAAGAGTCTGTGAGAGCCGTACATGAGAACAAACGGGAGAGGTGGAAGATTTGATTTATTCTCAACCGCTTGAGTCCAACTCTCAGCTTCAGTGACGGgtctgaaaataaatctgaggGAAGAACATCTCAACATCCTCAAACCTCCAAATAAAACCAAATCTTCCACCTCAGTGCCCCGTAACATTTAGTGGTGCAgagcaaacccccccccccccccccccctttcctccctGCCTCCCAGGCTGTATGCTCGTTATTCCAGCTGCGAGCGGCTCAGTCGAACACCTCGCTGTTTTAGCGTGAGGTGCTGCAGATTGATGAGCAGCATCCTCGTGGGCCGACACAGGAGCGGCTCTGTTCTGTGGAGGTGTCGACGCTGACTCACCTCTTCTGAGAACTGTAAACACGCCGACggattttcatcttttctgGACCTTGAACGCAACACATGTACCAGCCTTACAACACCCCCCTCTTCAGCCCCGCCCACAGGTGCTACAGTCAGACACAACACCTGCAAACAGACCGGACCTATAGTGACATGGACCTtccataatgtgtgtgtgtgtgtgtgtgtgtgtgcctcaggCAGCTGCACAGgaatcaaacacacacccacagagacagacagcaggtgGACGTGTTGGACCTAAAGTGCACTTTGACTCCTCCCCCGTGTACAGAAATGTTTTCTATGGATGTCGTCTGCAGGTCTGTGCTCGTTCTGACCGTGAAGTAGACgtttgcgtgcgtgtgtgtgtgtgtgcgtgtgtgtgtgtgtgtgtgtgtgcgcgtgtgcgtgtgcgtgcgtgtgtgtgcataaggACCCACCAGTGCCACAAACAGGTTTCCTCCTCGGTCCTCCTCAAACGGACGTCTCCGGCTCTGGAACTGTTCTTGTCCTTCAGTCCTCTAAGATCACTGGACTCTCCTCGTCTCTGCAGACGGTTTTCTCTAAAGACaaactcttttgttttttaatcgtTCAGTTGCTgaggttttttatttctttgctcaAAGGTGAAAGGCTGTGCCGGTTCTTAGAAAGTTCTCTTTTCAACACACCTGCCACGACAGATGTTTGTGTCACTTGATTATAACACTCACCTTCATGACCTCGTTACCTCGATTATTCTACATCCACGTGTAGTTTACCGAGCCCGAGAAAGATTACAAAGTGGTAACTTTACAACATATTTCACTACAGTGTGTTtcaaagcagacagaaaaagacCCGTTAGAAACATCAGTGACGTTGGATTCAGCAGGAGAGTAAATATTCTGAATGGCCTCGTgccaaatattaaaatgatagGTATGACAGTATTCAGTCTCCGTACGTTATTATCTGCTCGCCATGCTCGAGACCCGCTTCCTTTGAAAGGTGACAAACGTGCTCTGTGTGACCGGCGGCGTTGAAAAGGTGTGTTACAGGTGACTTCCTCTGCCGTGGTCACACGGACGTGCTGTGTGTGAGTAACAGTGTGATGGTGGTGTGTGTCCTCCAGGAGTCTGTggtcatgttgtgtgttgttgagtTATAAACGTCCCTTAACGTGAAATGTGTCCAATCAGAGGGGTCTAGATGATTTTAGTGcctattttaagtcattttaacGATGATAACGGGCCGAGTCGGTGGCGTCCCACACAGGGACGGACTTTGGTTTGGTTGTGAGCGATCAGTGAGTGGagatcagaggtcagaggtcaaaggtcagaggcTTTGAGTTGTCTCAGTCCACTTTAACGCGGCATGATGTTCCTTTAGTTAATGATGGTCCCGTTACACTGCACGACTGAAcccagtgtttttatttctcttgaaAAATATCTCATCACTTTTAAATTCCGCTGACACGTGCAGAAAAACGTCTCATGTCATCATTCAAGAAGCAAAAACAGTCAAGTGTGAAGAGCTGCTGAGTTAATGAATGATCCGCAGACGCAGCGAGTTAAACTTCCTCGTTCAGCTTCAATATCCTGTTTGAAGAATCttcatttctgctgttcacATCATAAAccactttgtgtttgtcaggtcGATGTTTATATTAACGCtcatgagattttttttgacgtgaaatgaaaaaaaaacacttttacgaTTTGAGATTTTGCCAAACAGAggagtcgccccctgcaggcCGTTTAGAGTTACTAAGCTACGTGAGTGTAAAAGGATGCTGTCACGTGggatgtcatgatgatgtcacagccaTCGTAGTTTCAAATGTTCTTGAGCTCATTCAGAAGGTTCCACGATGACGAGGTCGATCCCGTTCcaaaccacatgttttaaaataataaaaaaatcatccaatCCTCAGTCATATTTTGAACCAAAGAGAGAGGGCGCCGTTAGAAGCAAGAAATAATCCACTATCTAGTGTCCAGGACTtctattgttgttgctgtggtaaccAACCAGTAtcgatatcgtttgattttGAACGGAATCATATCGATGATTAAAGTTCTGGTATCATGACGACCCAAATCCACGATGAGCCTTTGTctctaaaaattaaaaaaaaaaaaaaaattctggctGCATTGATGAACTCTGCAGTGTggatgttgacctttgacctctctgCAAAGCGTGTAGTGCATCCTGCTTcttcctgcttctgtttcttctataaatatttaaatattatattatcCTGCCAAAGTGTTCTCAAAGTTCTATTTTATACTCTTTTCTATTATTTCCTCGTGCCAGTAATCTGCTAGACGCTGCGTCTGTATCGAGCGCTGTTCAAAGGCTTTCTAACAATCTTAGTTTGTATTTGCACATGAAGCTTGGCGCACAACTTAAccctttgtttcctcctcaATCAAAGATGTTTGGCCTTTAACCTGCATGAACGAGCACAGAACATGAACACGGGGAGAGTACCAAAGGACATTAAAGGAGCCCATGGTGTCACCAGGATGTTCCTCCTCCTTTCACAACGTGAACACTCTTCTGTTGGACTCTCCTcgtctccatggcaacgatGATCTGTTGTGTTCAGACAGGATGTGCTGTTACTGTGCTGTTGAATCTGTGCTGATATAATCATGATAGATGTGCTGTAGATGTAACACGGAGCATTCTGTGCTTTAACTCAAATAAATCTGaacaaatcaaactgaaacgAGATGCTTATTTAGCTCAGAATATGTGCACAGGCCTTTATTCAAAGCTTTTATTGTGATaggacatttcatttttacacaaACTTCTTGATCACAATCGCATAAATACTTTAACTCCATTTTTACCATCGCTGAACATCAGAGAAACAGATGCTCCAGACTCTTTGGAGTCACAACTGAAGACTCAACATGAAACTTTTCAGGTTCAACGTTACATAACACCTTCTTTGCATTGAGTTAAATTTAATGTTTCAATTTGCAAAAATCCAAGtgcaaaaagtacaaaaatcacaaaacaatgaaaaacaaccaATAACTGATTTAATGAGTCGTTAAGTTTCACTGTACCAGCCTTCCGGGCTCAGACTTGTGTGGATAAATGTGTAAGAGAAGTATTCAAAACTGGATCCATCGACCAGGGAGAAGATccatcaggggtgggcaactggcggcccccatcaaccctcaacttggtcctcaggtcaatttttacacatcaatgaattggaaacattaagaaaagatgacaaaatctgccatgaaatcatgaaaaccagaaatatgtccataataatatttgatcactggtatatgttgagttaaatttgagacataattgactgtaattgtttttgtatcctacaatttggccctctggcagttaGAACTAAATGAActtggcccttgctgtgaccaaagttgcccatccctgatctagAAGGTCGAGCCTTTGGGTCGATGATGAAAACGATCTTTAGGTTTAGGAACTGAGTCAACAAccaaacttcaaaataaagggtTAAAGATATCATGAGAGTTATACAAATCTTCAACCCACAGGAAGTTGCTGCTTTGACTTGTTGATATTTCGGATTTTACGAATTCCAAtcagagttataaaaaaaaaaacatgaagcctGCACTTCCTCCAATGACCACTATGCAGCATCCAAAGAAAACTGTGCAAATGATTccatcatttcttcttctgctcaaAATGTCCAGATCTTTGCAAATCTAATCACATCGTCcaatcagacaaaaacacacaaaccattaAAGATCTACAttacttgttttctttgttttgaaagcTTGATcgtttgtcatttatttatttttattgcacttaaaaagcaaaaaaaaaaaaccaaaaaacataatagatcaatggaaaaacagacagtacataatgattagttaataaactaaatttacattttgaaagaaatgtgctggaggagccaaataaacccagaagggcttgtcgagtggccctcctaaagagaaacatgtaacacagagacatactattaatgtagtccaagcaaaaacaataaagctaacaagaacacatactcaataaggtgtaaaagaaagcaaaacaagaaagagacaaatgaaagaagaggggaaaagggAAAATAAGC contains:
- the tmem121b gene encoding transmembrane protein 121B — protein: MISEAGSDSLKAEHFQPEPSFFPDSPASSSSSSSSSSSAASSPDSGPLNRREPQSSSGSIVPEESGSIQPLVAAARVMTSGEFNQSGPLLAHRSTRSLMYKTLCFLLLVFQGGVLDFYLIIFTDLYWCSWIATDLVVVSGWGIFFMKNARSKRERACGFHQKSSIFGCNLGEFTYAYLAWLIYVIACTPKVVLVLETSILELIALKVPCGLTGFKVIMLLSAPLLFCLINSIIEDLNGATRHHAHSCFLSTCLDLLDCFTLLELMLRGEIPTVYLKYTVLSVYFVALAVPVVWLYELTASELRCRWLCARFLTCLLVNAPLLVVRCFQVYVYKLPVSVFMFKNIFLLACGLLELVEQCVAVRGGRKHAGSSNTAQFSHCVSENDMCPHGYVNTLAVTQS